The window GAATATCTCGAAGATGAAGCGCAACTGCTGACACCGGAACCGCTGGCGGCACAGTTTGCCGACGAGGTTGACCAGCTGCGTCTGGCGACCGATCGTTTAGAAGCACGCACCCTGCGTTTAGCAGCGCGTATGCAGCAGAACGATTCTACGAACAACCCTTCTCTGCCCAAGGAATAATATCGACGTGGCAAACCTCTGGCGCCTGTGGAAAATTCTGTTTGTCTTCACCCGCTACCGGCTCGACAGTCTGGTGCCAACCGAGCAGCTGCCGCTGTCGTTGCGCATTGCCCTGTGGCTCGCGCCGTGGCGGTTAAATCCGGTGCCGTCGCGCCTTAACCGTGGCGAACGTCTGCGTCTGGCGCTGGAAGCCTTAGGCCCGATTTTTATTAAATTCGGCCAGATTTTATCCACACGCCCGGATCTGATTCCCGACGATATTGTTAAAGAATTAAAACGTCTGCAGGACGACGTTCCGCCCTTCGCCAGCGATAAAGCCATGGCGTTAATCGAAGACCAGCTGGGGCAGAAAATCAGCGCATTATTTGCCGAGTTTTCCGCCGAGCCACTGGCTTCCGCTTCTATTGCTCAGGTACACGCCGCGCGTCTGTTCGATGCCAATGGTGAAGCCGGTCGGGAAGTGGTGGTTAAGGTGGTACGTCCGGGTATCGAGCACACCATCGAGCGCGACCTGCAGCTGCTGGAAACCATGGCCCGCCTGCTGGTGAAATATTCCGAAGACGGCCGCCGCTTAAAGCCGCTGGAAGTGGTCGACGATTATCGCCACACCATTTATGGCGAACTGAATTTACAGATCGAAGCCTCCAATGCCACCCAGCTGAAACGTAACTTTGCCAACTCCGAACTGCTGTATATGCCGGAAGTATTCTGGGAATACACGCGCAGCAAAGTCATGGTCAGCGAACGTATTTACGGTATTCCGGTAGCGGATATCGACGCTCTGCAGGCACAGAACACCAATATGAAACTGCTGGCCGAACGTGGTGTGGAAATCTTTTTCACCCAGGTATTCCGCGACAGCTTCTTTCATGCTGACATGCACCCGGGCAATATTTTCGTCTCGCGTAATAACCCGCAGGCACCACAATACATTGCCATCGACTGCGGCATTGTCGGCAGCCTGACCGAAGAAGATCAGAATTATCTGGCGATGAACCTGCTGGCATTTTTTAATCAGGATTATCATCAGGTAGCGCAGCTGCATATCGACTCCGGCTGGGTTCCGGCCACCACCAAAGTGCATGAATTTTCTGCCGCCATCCGCAGCGTGTGCGAACCGATTTTTGATAAACCACTGGCTGAGATTTCTTTTGGTCAGGTACTGATTCAGTTATTCAGCACCGCGCGCCGCTTTAATATGGAAGTGCAGCCGCAGCTGGTTTTACTGCAGAAAACCCTGCTCAATATTGAAGGCCTGGGCCGTCAGCTGTATCCACAGCTGGATTTATGGAGCACCGCCAAACCCTATTTAGAACGCTGGATGCGCGAGCGTTTTGGCCCCAAAGCCGCATTTAAAGAATTAAAACGCCAGCTGCCGGGCTGGATTGAAAAAGCCCCGCAAATTCCCGGACTGGTACACGGCGCATTAAGCCGCCTGAACCATATGGACGAAAACCAGCAGGCGCTGCAAAAAGAAATTGTCGCCCTGCGTCAGGAGCTGGCCGCGCAAAAAGTACAGAAGCGCCAGCAGGCGCTGGCAACCCTCGCCATTGGCAGTGGTTTATTTACCTGGTGGCAGGCCTTTGCCCTCGGATTACCGGAAGTGGTGGGGCTGAGTCTGGCGGGTGCTGGTATGTTGCTGTTGATCGTGCGCGCCTGAGGGCGATGGTTGGTGTGTCTGGTATAAACCGGCGGGTTTATTCAGGTACTGGCTATGAGGCAGATACTTGTAGGAGTGGATCTTATCCACGACTGAATCAGAAGATTCTGTTTACCCTCAAATGATGTTGTGGGAGCAGCTACCGGTGGGAGCGGCTTTCAGCCGCGATGGCTGGCTTGTTTTGCAGCCGTTCGCCCTGAGTAGCGAGGCACGAGCGTGTCGAAGGGTTGCCCGCCGCTTACAACTCGCTACTACGCTCTGCGTGGTAGTGCCTGCCGCGATGTCGGTACTGCAAATGGTTGTGCTCTGAGCTGCAGCCGCTGCGCGGGCTGGCTTTTGCAGTTAAGTTGAAGCCTTTGCGGGGGCTCCGCCCCCTGCGCCCCTATGCAAGGAGAGGTATCTCCTTCCGATCCTCTCTTGCGGCTGTCCGGCGCTGTTCAGCCAACTGCAGCGATTATGCGGCACGCAAAACAATGATTACGGGCATCCATGCCCTTCACCCTTCGGGCCAGCCTACGGCTGTTGAAATGGCTCCTGCCATTTAGCCCGCCCCGGATCGACTATGTAAAACATCTATCCAAATGCATCGCTCCGGGGCAGGGTTTTGCTCTGAAGGCCGCAGAATCACTTGGTTGACTGGCGCCGTACAAATGCCGCGTTAATTCAGACGCAACGCCGCATATTAAATCAGGCACAGCACTGTAGGAGTGGATCTTATCCACGACTGAATCAGAAGATTCCGTTCCCCCGAAACAGCTCGCTACTACCGGTGGGAGCGGCTTTCAGCCGCGATGGCTGGCTTGTTTTGTGGCCGCTGCGTGGGCTCGGCTCGCTACTACGCTCTGCGTAGTAGTGCCTGCCGCGTTGTTGGTTCTGGAAGTAATTGTGCTCAGACTTGTAACCAGTTTTATCAATTATTGAACCCATCCCCAATCTTCAGTATTCTCGAACCAAAGCAGGGATGCAGCATATCGTAAGGACACACGCCCAACGACCGTCCTCCCGCTTACCATTCCGGATATAACACCACGTCATTCCTGCCTTGTGCTTACAGGAACGGGCGGCAGCGTGCCCGGAATGCAAGAGTCAATTGAACGATCTGACGACTGGTAAAGCACTGGGTAAAAGCACGCATGCGCGTTTATATCCTGACAAGAAATAAAATAACGATGATTTTTACGGCCCGGACAATGGGTTAGGTTGGAAATCTGAATAATGGCTTAGGCGTGTAAATGAGCATGCCTACGAATAAACCGTTAGATTTCAAAGAGGGAAAGGCACATGCCGATAAAATTTAGTTGGTCATGCCCTTACTGTAATAGGGATGCGACAATAACAGATTCGAACTTTACGTCTGAAGTTCATTTTTTTAATCATGATAATAAAGATGGATCGCTAGGAATTCTAACTGAGGTAATAACGTGCCCTAATGAAGACTGCAGAGAATATACGATCACAGGATCTCTTCACAATTCTTACAACAATGGATATGGCCATGTAATCCAAAATGAAATCTTAATGAACTGGTCAATGAAGCCGAGTTCATTGGCGAAGCAATTTCCAACCTATATACCGCAAGCAGTTATCGATAATTACGAAGAGGCTTGCTTAATAAGAGATCTAAGCCCAAAGGCATCGGCAACGTTGTCTAGACGGTGCCTTCAGGGAATCATCCGAGACTTTTGGGGTTGCAAAAAAGGTCGCCTGGTAGACGAGATTAATTCTATTCAGGACAAAGTAGATCCGATTACATGGCAGGCAATCGACTCGGTCAGAAGCATTGGCAATATTGGCGCACACATGGAAAAGGACATCAACTTAATTATTGATGTTGAGCCTGCAGAAGCGCAGCTTCTTATAGGCCTCATAGAAATATTAATTAAAGATTGGTATGTCGCTAAGCATGAAAGGCAAAAACACTTAGAAAGCATCATTGGCGTTGCCAAACAGAAAGCTGACG of the Thalassolituus hydrocarboniclasticus genome contains:
- the ubiB gene encoding ubiquinone biosynthesis regulatory protein kinase UbiB codes for the protein MANLWRLWKILFVFTRYRLDSLVPTEQLPLSLRIALWLAPWRLNPVPSRLNRGERLRLALEALGPIFIKFGQILSTRPDLIPDDIVKELKRLQDDVPPFASDKAMALIEDQLGQKISALFAEFSAEPLASASIAQVHAARLFDANGEAGREVVVKVVRPGIEHTIERDLQLLETMARLLVKYSEDGRRLKPLEVVDDYRHTIYGELNLQIEASNATQLKRNFANSELLYMPEVFWEYTRSKVMVSERIYGIPVADIDALQAQNTNMKLLAERGVEIFFTQVFRDSFFHADMHPGNIFVSRNNPQAPQYIAIDCGIVGSLTEEDQNYLAMNLLAFFNQDYHQVAQLHIDSGWVPATTKVHEFSAAIRSVCEPIFDKPLAEISFGQVLIQLFSTARRFNMEVQPQLVLLQKTLLNIEGLGRQLYPQLDLWSTAKPYLERWMRERFGPKAAFKELKRQLPGWIEKAPQIPGLVHGALSRLNHMDENQQALQKEIVALRQELAAQKVQKRQQALATLAIGSGLFTWWQAFALGLPEVVGLSLAGAGMLLLIVRA
- a CDS encoding DUF4145 domain-containing protein, translating into MNWSMKPSSLAKQFPTYIPQAVIDNYEEACLIRDLSPKASATLSRRCLQGIIRDFWGCKKGRLVDEINSIQDKVDPITWQAIDSVRSIGNIGAHMEKDINLIIDVEPAEAQLLIGLIEILIKDWYVAKHERQKHLESIIGVAKQKADEKSKNSMQPTAKASAD